A part of Melittangium boletus DSM 14713 genomic DNA contains:
- a CDS encoding CheR family methyltransferase has protein sequence MTDALARANTKAEETLEDIELDLLLEGILRRYGLDFRGYARVSLRRRVWNMVHAMKLETFSALQGKVLHDAQMMDMLLQHLSVNTTTMFRDPSFFQAFRDQVVPHLFSAPFVRIWHAGCSTGEEVYSLAILLQEAGLYERSRIYATDMNVAVVEQAKSGIFPLEHMREYTSNYQRAGGTCSFSDYYTANYDHAIFKASLRKNIVFAQHNLVSDGTFNEFNVILCRNVLIYFGTQLQEHVHRLLHQSLRRFGVLALGRGETLRFTVLEREYDEVDVQERIYRRRA, from the coding sequence ATGACAGACGCACTGGCACGGGCGAACACGAAGGCCGAGGAGACCCTCGAGGACATCGAGTTGGATCTGCTCCTCGAGGGGATCCTCCGGCGCTATGGCCTGGACTTCCGGGGCTATGCCCGCGTGTCCTTGCGGCGGCGGGTGTGGAACATGGTGCACGCCATGAAGCTGGAGACCTTCTCCGCGCTCCAGGGCAAGGTGCTGCACGACGCCCAGATGATGGACATGCTCCTGCAGCACCTGTCGGTGAACACCACCACCATGTTCCGCGACCCGAGCTTCTTCCAGGCGTTCCGCGACCAGGTGGTGCCCCACCTCTTCTCCGCCCCCTTCGTGCGCATCTGGCACGCGGGGTGTTCCACGGGCGAGGAGGTGTACTCGCTCGCCATCCTCCTGCAGGAGGCGGGGCTGTACGAGCGCAGCCGCATCTACGCCACGGACATGAACGTGGCCGTGGTGGAGCAGGCCAAGTCGGGCATCTTCCCGCTCGAGCACATGCGGGAGTACACGTCCAACTACCAGCGCGCCGGAGGCACCTGCTCCTTCAGCGACTACTACACGGCCAACTATGACCACGCCATCTTCAAGGCCTCGCTGCGCAAGAACATCGTCTTCGCCCAGCACAACCTGGTGAGCGACGGCACCTTCAACGAGTTCAACGTCATCCTCTGCCGCAACGTGCTCATCTACTTCGGCACGCAGTTGCAGGAGCACGTCCACCGGTTGCTGCACCAGTCCCTGCGCCGCTTCGGCGTGCTCGCCCTGGGACGCGGCGAGACGCTGCGCTTCACCGTGCTCGAGCGGGAGTATGACGAGGTGGATGTCCAGGAGCGCATCTACCGCCGGCGGGCCTGA